One stretch of Malus domestica chromosome 14, GDT2T_hap1 DNA includes these proteins:
- the LOC139191120 gene encoding uncharacterized protein, giving the protein MERHLFNKIMIDVCYHDFYFVQKKDAFGAMGLIPEQKITTALRMLAYGTSADQVDKIVKMGKSIILESLMRIPGAQNDLNVLTQSPVFNDVLQGKAPKVTYLVNRRKYNRPYYLADCIYPTWSTFVKTVPRPKSAKEKHFASCQEGCRKYVERCFGIIQARWAIVKGAARMFDVESFRSIMMTCIIFHNMIMEDEYDYDAVDEYEPDTMNNFKTQIYCSHDAIEELVQHEPLEMDGRYNERLVQRYTALQGPYMHNARQIDLIKH; this is encoded by the exons atggaacgacatttgttcaacaaaatcatgattgatGTTTGCTACCATGATttttactttgtgcaaaagaaagatgcttttggtgctatgggtctcattcctgagcaaaaaattactactgcattgcggatgcttgcatatggaacatctgcagaccaagtggataaGATAGTGAAGATGGGGAAATCAATCATTCTTGAGTCCCTTATGAG GATTCctggagctcaaaatgacctcaatgtccttacccaatccccagtgttcaacgatgtcctacaaggaaaggcaccaaaagtcacgtactTGGTCAACAGACGTAAGTACAACAGACCATACTACCTAGCAGACTGCATTTACCCAACGTGGTCaacgtttgtcaaaacagtgccacgtcctaaaagtgcaaaggaaaaacactttgcaagctgtcaagaggggtgcaggaagtatgtggagcgttgttttggtatcatTCAAGCTCGATGGGCGATTGTCAAGGGTGCTGCCAGAatgtttgatgtagagtcgtttcgatccatcatgatgacgtgcatcatttttcacaacatgattatggaagatgagtacgattatgatgccgttgatgaatatgagccagacacgatgaacaatttcaaaacacaaatatattgttCTCATGACGCCATCGAAGAACTcgtgcaacatgagccattagaaatggatggacgttacaatgaaagactcgttcaacgatatactgcacttcaagGGCCATATATGCATAATGCTCGACAAATTGACTTGATAAAGCACTAG